The following are encoded in a window of Castanea sativa cultivar Marrone di Chiusa Pesio chromosome 5, ASM4071231v1 genomic DNA:
- the LOC142636967 gene encoding putative F-box protein At4g22030, whose protein sequence is MASALLLPSASSSSCCSRRIHAAIQVPKLPKLSLSVPKIPKRNLGEELNIRDGFINTTPVEKFNVIDDRSHSPSSKVTTQLYAILEAVADRVEMHANVGEQRDNWNTLPLNSINMIILTAATMAGVAATSGIGMPLLALKLSSTLLYSAATGMLLIMNKIQPSQLAEEQRNATRLFKQLQSQIQTMLAIGTPTQEDVKEVMEKVLALDKAYPLPLLGAMLEKFPAKFEPAVWWPKNQVLQKKNFSHEGKQCNNGWSEELEMEMREIIKVVERKDIEEYVRLGNLLLKINKTLAISGPLLTGIAAFGSAFIGNGSWGPIVAVAAGALASTVNAFEHGAQVGMVIEMYRNCGGFFQLLQESIEATLEEKDLEKRENGELFEMKVAMKLGRSLSQLRELAKKSASSRVDEFASKLF, encoded by the coding sequence ATGGCTTCAGCTCTCCTTTTACCTtctgcatcttcttcttcttgttgttcaAGGAGAATCCATGCCGCTATTCAAGTCCCAAAACTtccaaaactctctctctcagttcCAAAAATACCAAAGAGAAATCTAGGTGAGGAACTGAATATAAGAGACGGGTTCATAAACACAACCCCGGTAGAAAAGTTCAATGTCATCGATGATAGATCACACAGCCCTAGTTCTAAAGTTACCACTCAACTCTATGCCATCTTAGAGGCCGTAGCTGATAGAGTAGAGATGCACGCCAACGTTGGAGAGCAACGTGACAACTGGAACACCCTTCCTCTAAACTCCATCAACATGATAATTCTCACAGCTGCAACAATGGCTGGTGTTGCTGCAACTAGTGGCATTGGAATGCCTCTTTTGGCTTTGAAATTATCGTCTACTCTTTTGTATTCCGCAGCCACAGGAATGTTGCTTATAATGAACAAAATTCAACCTTCACAACTTGCCGAGGAGCAACGCAATGCTACAAGATTGTTCAAGCAGCTACAAAGCCAAATCCAAACCATGCTCGCCATTGGAACTCCAACTCAAGAAGATGTGAAGGAGGTGATGGAAAAGGTTTTGGCTCTTGACAAAGCCTACCCACTTCCCTTGCTTGGTGCAATGCTTGAAAAATTCCCAGCAAAGTTTGAGCCAGCTGTTTGGTGGCCTAAAAATCAAGtactacaaaagaaaaatttttcACATGAAGGAAAACAATGTAACAACGGATGGAGTGAGGAACTTGAAATGGAAATGCGAGAGATCATTAAGGTGGTGGAGAGAAAAGACATAGAGGAATATGTAAGACTTGGCAACTTGTTGTTGAAAATCAACAAGACTTTAGCCATCTCAGGTCCTTTACTCACGGGCATAGCAGCCTTTGGCTCAGCTTTTATTGGTAATGGATCATGGGGACCAATAGTAGCAGTGGCTGCTGGGGCTTTAGCTAGCACAGTTAATGCTTTTGAGCATGGTGCACAAGTTGGCATGGTGATTGAGATGTATAGAAACTGTGGAGGATTTTTCCAGCTATTGCAAGAATCAATTGAAGCCACACTTGAGGAAAAAGATttggagaaaagagaaaatggggAACTGTTTGAAATGAAGGTGGCTATGAAACTTGGAAGAAGCTTATCACAACTCAGAGAACTTGCTAAAAAGTCAGCTTCTTCCCGTGTAGACGAATTCGCAAGCAAGCTTTTCTAG
- the LOC142636118 gene encoding dihydrolipoyllysine-residue succinyltransferase component of 2-oxoglutarate dehydrogenase complex 1, mitochondrial-like, whose translation MSMWSILRRKLATQPSSAFVFGRSTSTRGYSTTKVKEALLLGRGSKIVGNVGRNSFLGCPVSSKPVREVVSFFQRDSPIYLQNRPFSSDNGDLVDAVVPFMGESITDGTLATFLKKPGDRVKIDEPIAQIETDKVTIDVASPEAGVILELVAKEGETVEPGTKIAVISKSGGGVSESHVAPSEDVPSEAASKPSAGKKKEDKEKPKEEKSLPKPKAETSPPKPKAPSPPPPKASATEPQLPPKERERRVPMTRLRKRVATRLKDSQNTFAMLTTFNEVDMTNLMKLRSEYKDAFVEKHGVKLGLMSGFIKGAVSGLQNQPIVNAVIDGDDIIYRDYIDISIAVGTPKGLVVPVLRNADKMNFAEIEKAINTLAKKANDGSISIDEMAGGSFTISNGGVYGSLLSTPIINPPQSAILGMHSIVNRPMVVGGEIVSRPMMYIALTYDHRLIDGREAVFFLRRIKDVVEDPRRLLLDI comes from the exons ATGTCTATGTGGTCAATTCTACGGCGAAAACTCGCTACCCAACCCTCCTCTGCTTTT gttttTGGGCGCTCAACCTCAACGCGTGGTTACTCCACTACCAAAGTGAAAGAG GCATTGCTTCTTGGTAGAGGCTCAAAAATTGTGGGCAATGTTGGTCGGAATAGTTTTCTCG GTTGTCCAGTTAGCTCAAAGCCAGTAAG GGAAGTTGTGTCATTTTTTCAAAGAGATTCTCCAATCTATTTACAGAATAGGCCATTTTCTTCTGATAATG GTGATCTGGTTGATGCTGTTGTACCCTTCATGGGTGAATCCATAACCGATGGCACTCTAGCAACATTTTTAAAGA AACCTGGCGATCGTGTAAAAATTGATGAACCTATTGCCCAAATAGAAACTGATAAG GTGACAATTGATGTGGCTAGTCCTGAGGCCGGTGTTATCCTAGAG CTTGTTGCTAAAGAAGGTGAAACAGTGGAGCCAGGTACCAAGATAGCTGTTATCTCAAAATCTGGTGGAGGTGTTTCAGAATCACATGTTGCTCCATCAGAGGATGTGCCTAGCGAGGCTGCTTCTAAGCCATCTgcaggaaagaaaaaagaagacaaggaaaagcctaaagaagaaaaatctcTTCCTAAGCCTAAAGCTGAGACTTCTCCTCCTAAGCCTAAAGCTCCTTCTCCACCACCTCCTAAGGCCTCAGCAACAGAACCTCAGCTTCCTCCAAAGGAAAGGGAAAGAAGA GTTCCAATGACAAGACTGAGGAAACGTGTTGCAACACGTTTGAAAGACTCTCAGAACACATTTGCTATGCTGACTACATTCAATGAAGTTGATAT GACTAATCTGATGAAGCTCCGTTCTGAATATAAAGATGCTTTTGTTGAGAAGCATGGGGTGAAGTTAGGTCTTATGTCAGGATTTATTAAA GGTGCTGTAAGTGGGCTCCAGAATCAGCCAATCGTCAATGCTGTCATTGATGGGGATGACATCATCTATAGAGATTATATTGACATCAGTATTGCTGTTGGTACTCCAAAG GGCCTTGTTGTTCCAGTTCTTCGCAATGCCGATAAAATGAACTTTGCTGAGATTGAGAAGGCGATCAACACCCTTGCAAAGAAGGCAAATGATGGCTCTATATCAATTGATGAGATGGCTGGAGGCTCATTCACGATATCTAATGGTGGTGTATATGGAAGCCTTTTAAGTACCCCAATCATCAATCCCCCTCAG TCGGCCATCCTGGGCATGCACTCAATTGTGAACCGTCCGATGGTTGTTGGTGGGGAAATTGTTTCAAGACCAATGATGTACATCGCCCTAACATATGACCATCGACTAATTGATGGAAGAGAGGCTGTCTTCTTCTTACGTCGTATTAAAGATGTCGTGGAGGACCCTCGGAGGTTGCTTCTTGATATTTGA
- the LOC142636259 gene encoding aminomethyltransferase, mitochondrial: MRGGGLWQLGQSMTRRLAQADKKTVTHRYFSTEAELKKTVLYDFHVANGGKMVPFAGWSMPIQYKDSIMDSTLNCRQNGSLFDVSHMCGLSLKGKDCIPFLEKLVIADVAGLAPGAGTLTVFTNEKGGAIDDSVITKVKDDHIYLVVNAGCRDKDLAHIEEHMKAFKAKGGDVSWHIHDERSLLALQGPLATPTLQHLTKEDLSKFYFGEFRILDINGAHCFLTRTGYTGEDGFEISVPSENALDLAKAILEKSEGKVRLTGLGARDSLRLEAGLCLYGNDMEQHVTPVEAGLTWAIGKRRRAEGGFLGAEVILKQLESGPTVRRAGFFSSGPPPRSHSEIQDDKGKGIGEVTSGGFSPCLKKNIAMGYVKSGSHKAGTKVKIVIRGKAYDGVVTKMPFVPTKYYKPS, translated from the exons ATGAGAGGAGGGGGTTTGTGGCAACTTGGGCAATCAATGACCCGTCGGCTTGCTCAGGCTGATAAGAAGACAGTAACTCATCGATACTTTTCCACAGAAGCAGAGCTCAAAAAGACAGTTCTTTATGATTTCCATGTTGCTAATGGCGGGAAGATGGTGCCATTTGCTGGATGGAGCATGCCCATCCAATACAAGGACTCAATCATGGATTCTACCTTGAATTGTAGGCAGAATGGTAGCCTTTTTGATGTCTCCCATATGTGCGGGTTGAGCCTCAAGGGGAAGGACTGCATACCTTTCCTTGAAAAGCTTGTCATTGCTGATGTTGCTGGGTTAGCCCCTGGAGCTGGGACACTAACTGTCTTTACAAATGAAAAAGGAGGAGCGATTGATGATTCGGTGATTACAAAGGTGAAGGATGATCACATATACCTGGTTGTCAATGCAGGGTGTAGGGATAAGGATCTGGCTCACATTGAGGAGCATATGAAGGCATTTAAGGCCAAAGGTGGGGATGTCTCATGGCACATACATGATGAGAGGTCTCTTCTTGCTCTCCAG GGTCCTTTGGCTACTCCAACTCTTCAGCACCTGACAAAAGAGGACTTGAGCAAGTTTTACTTTGGGGAGTTCCGAATTTTGGATATTAATGGTGCGCACTGTTTTCTAACTAGGACAGG GTACACTGGTGAAGATGGTTTTGAAATCTCAGTGCCTTCAGAGAATGCTTTGGATCTTGCCAAAGCAATCTTGGAGAAATCTGAAGGGAAGGTAAGGTTGACTGGTCTGGGTGCCAGAGACAGTCTCCGACTTGAAGCTGGGCTCTGCTTATATGGtaatgacatggaacaacatgTAACTCCTGTAGAGGCAGGACTCACATGGGCCATTGGGAAGAGAAGAAGGGCTGAAGGTGGTTTTCTAGGTGCAGAGGTGATACTTAAGCAACTTGAATCGGGTCCAACTGTCAGGCGTGCTGGGTTTTTTTCTTCAGGACCGCCTCCCAGAAGCCACAGTGAGATTCAGGATGACAAAGGAAAAGGTATTGGGGAAGTCACCAGTGGAGGATTTAGCCCCTGCCTTAAGAAGAATATCGCTATGGGGTATGTGAAATCGGGATCACACAAGGCTGGCACCAAAGTTAAGATTGTTATTCGAGGAAAGGCCTATGATGGGGTTGTCACAAAAATGCCATTTGTACCAACAAAATACTACAAGCCATCATAA
- the LOC142633878 gene encoding uncharacterized protein LOC142633878 yields MLMEYVPGAITKCQIYLDSNTLPVASSCKITHVNSLINTSICPSLLRNPCSNIHILHNSSFSWKGRNQLTSHHVLHHVASKRWLCQLDDSIPADDEYRSSRNIAISLFKRFKNAVERGGGDNLKEFISAGVNAYALGCTDEGLRKELNDLRESGVEIEAMQSYGGTTSLKSKIFLEEVDECIFWLSIIFITIMCTPQPTIVRWSSTPPVSDEVRLQWKGFCAIIANAYFMRGMAWLPVKTLQLEQMAVVGRAEEPSVVASRMRLVFSTLEVVSPQWPKV; encoded by the exons ATGCTGATGGAGTATGTTCCGGGAGCTATAACGAAGTGCCAGATATATCTAGACTCCAATACATTGCCTGTAGCATCCTCATGCAAGATTACACATGTGAATTCCTTAATTAATACTTCAATCTGTCCCAGCCTGTTAAGGAACCCTTGTAGTAATATACATATACTGCAtaattcttcattttcttgGAAAGGCCGTAATCAACTTACAAGTCATCATGTATTGCATCACGTTGCTTCAAAGAGATGGCTG TGCCAGTTGGATGATTCCATTCCTGCAGATGATGAATACCGTTCATCACGCAACATAGCAATCAGTTTGTTTAAGCGATTCAAGAATGCTGTTGAGCGGGGAGGAGGTGACAACCTAAAA GAGTTCATAAGTGCTGGGGTGAATGCTTATGCACTGGGCTGTACTGATGAAGGATTAAGGAAAGAACTTAATGATTTGAGGGAATCTGGTGTTGAAATTGAAGCAATGCAAAGTTATGGTGGAACCACCAGTTTGAAATCCAAGATTTTTTTGGAGGAG GTTGATGAGTGCATTTTCTGGTTGAGCATTATATTCATCACCATCATGTGTACACCACAGCCTACTATTGTTAGATGGTCGTCTACACCTCCTGTGTCAGATGAAGTGAGGCTTCAGTGGAAAGGCTTTTGTGCTATAATAGCAAATGCATACTTTATGAGGGGAATGGCATG GCTTCCAGTAAAGACCCTTCAACTAGAGCAAATGGCAGTGGTGGGAAGAGCCGAGGAGCCATCTGTTGTTGCTAGCCGAATGCGATTAGTGTTTAGCACACTTGAG GTGGTGAGTCCACAATGGCCTAAAGTGTAG
- the LOC142633553 gene encoding uncharacterized protein LOC142633553, whose amino-acid sequence MKIVRFAFRSCHDGFLRRFQRPPIVRTLSTNATSGSGVGDKHTNSFESADDFERRIFSGFSGGNSKSDAFFGKLDRFTKAHDRSGSRMGEGSNSQILDGLDESFNTLSDGMDGKLKKAATYFEFNEEEIEKEDYSFRPDMTFRVGMTYETKDLDLRKPGVRKPVKRTEFEVTTEEVLRKADFRNVRFLANFITEAGIIIKRSKTRISAKAQRKVAREIKTARAFGLMPFTTMGTKSFVFGKTMEARDEDFEYETYDSRFSADENAKEAL is encoded by the exons ATGAAAATTGTTCGCTTTGCCTTTCGTTCCTGTCATGATGGCTTCTTGCGCAGATTTCAGCGACCTCCTATAGTTCGAACTCTCTCTACAAATGCAACTTCAG GTAGTGGTGTTGGGGATAAACATACTAACTCATTTGAGTCGGCTGACGATTTTGAGCGTCGAATATTTAGTGGCTTCTCTGGGGGTAATTCGAAGTCTGATGCCTTTTTCGGAAAGCTTGATAGATTTACGAAGGCTCACGACAGGTCGGGTTCTAGAATGGGTGAAGGAAGTAATTCCCAGATTTTGGATGGTCTAGAtgaaagttttaatacattaTCGGATGGAATGGATGGGAAGTTGAAGAAAGCAGCCACATATTTCGAATTTAATGAggaagaaatagagaaagaagattATTCGTTTAGACCAGATATGACTTTTAGGGTCGGAATGACTTATGAGACAAAG GATCTTGATCTTAGGAAGCCAGGAGTACGGAAACCCGTCAAAAGGACTGAGTTTGAAGTTACTACAGAGGAGGTTTTGAGAAAGGCTGActttagg AATGTCAGATTCCTTGCAAACTTCATAACAGAGGCTGGAATCATTATCAAGAGGAGCAAg ACTCGCATTAGCGCCAAGGCCCAGAGGAAGGTTGCTAGGGAGATCAAAACAGCCCGAGCTTTTGGTTTAATGCCTTTCACAACAATGGGGACAAAAtcatttgtttttggaaaaacaATGGAAGCTCGTGATGAGGATTTTGAATATGAAACTTATGATAGTCGTTTCAGTGCTGATGAGAATGCTAAAGAGGCCCTCTGA